In Kryptolebias marmoratus isolate JLee-2015 linkage group LG11, ASM164957v2, whole genome shotgun sequence, the following proteins share a genomic window:
- the chrm4b gene encoding muscarinic acetylcholine receptor M4 yields the protein MVAPSGCSSNISGNMAPTPELHLNSSTWLRPHGNASSQPPIRALYPWSTAQLILIVMVTGSLSVLTVLGNTLVILSIKVNRHLRTVNNYFLLSLAAADLLIGAVSMNVYTLYQLRGRWPLGALLCDMWLVLDYAVSGASVLNLLLISLDRYLCLTRPLSYPAWRTGRVAGLMIGAIWLLSFVLWTPAILCWQHVGGRRAVRDGKCYTQLLANPAVTLGTTVPSFYLPALVMMGLYGRLSAASHRRLSTLRTSSPSIKDLLLKRRAGSDRPRNHRRASMVETAGGWRHLQRLSRAASYHAGDEDSSSNTDPHGTASAAFSSCPSFRSQERRRRRVVARERRVTNTILAILLAFSLTWTPYHVMAVVAAFWHVQIPGALWDTGYWLCYVNSAINPCCYSLCNVTFRKTFCSLLRCHGGKPAGSRLDAAAGRGGEPP from the exons ATGGTGGCTCCGAGCGGCTGCAGCTCCAACATCAGCG ggaACATGGCGCCCACACCTGAGCTCCACCTCAACTCTTCCACTTGGCTCCGCCCCCACGGGAACGCCTCCTCCCAGCCTCCAATCAGAGCCCTGTACCCATGGAGCACTGCTCAGCTGATCCTCATCGTCATGGTAACGGGCTCCCTGAGCGTGCTGACCGTCCTGGGCAACACGCTCGTCATCCTGTCCATCAAGGTGAACCGTCACCTGCGGACGGTCAACAACTACTTCCTGCTGAGCCTGGCGGCGGCCGACCTGCTCATCGGCGCCGTGTCCATGAACGTGTACACGCTGTACCAGCTGCGGGGCCGCTGGCCCCTGGGGGCCCTGCTCTGCGACATGTGGCTCGTCCTGGACTACGCCGTGAGCGGCGCCTCCGTCCTGAACCTGCTGCTCATCAGTCTGGACCGGTACCTCTGCCTGACGCGGCCGCTGAGCTACCCGGCGTGGCGGACGGGCCGCGTGGCCGGCCTGATGATCGGCGCCATCTGGCTGCTGTCCTTCGTCCTGTGGACCCCCGCCATCCTGTGCTGGCAGCACGTGGGGGGTCGGCGAGCCGTCCGTGACGGGAAGTGTTACACCCAGCTGCTGGCCAACCCGGCCGTCACCCTGGGAACGACGGTGCCGTCGTTTTACCTGCCGGCGCTCGTCATGATGGGACTGTATGGCCGCCTGTCGGCCGCCAGCCACCGCAGGCTGAGCACGCTCAGGACCTCCAGCCCCTCCATTAAAGACCTCCTCCTGAAGCGGCGCGCGGGCTCGGACCGGCCTCGGAACCACAGGAGAGCGTCCATGGTGGAGACGGCGGGCGGCTGGAGACACCTG CAGCGCCTGTCTCGCGCCGCCTCGTACCATGCCGGAGACGAAGACTCCTCGTCCAACACCGACCCGCATGGCACGGCCTCAGCGGCGTTCTCCTCCTGTCCCAGCTTCAGGTCTCAGGAGAGGAGGCGGCGGCGGGTCGTAGCGAGGGAGAGGAGGGTCACCAACACCATCCTGGCCATCCTGCTGGCCTTCAGCCTCACCTGGACGCCGTACCACGTCATGGCCGTCGTCGCTGCCTTCTGGCACGTCCAGATCCCCGGCGCCCTGTGGGACACGGGCTACTGGCTGTGCTACGTGAACAGCGCCATCAACCCGTGCTGCTACTCGCTGTGCAACGTCACCTTCAGGAAAACCTTCTGCAGCCTCCTGCGCTGCCACGGCGGGAAGCCGGCGGGAAGCCGCCTTGACGCCGCGgcggggaggggaggggagccGCCCTGA
- the mdkb gene encoding midkine b has translation MRSLFCVTLLLLLAFTAEANRRSKHHKGGKHDKTRPASECSAAETRYGKCVPEHRDCGDGLREATCKDQTEKIHCRIPCNWKKDISDCKYKFSPWSSCDAATNTKTRSGTLKRALYNAECQTTVKVSKPCSHKPKVKGEKKSN, from the exons ATGAGAAGTTTGTTCTGTGTgacgctcctcctcctcctggccTTCACAGCTGAGGCCAACAGAAGATCCAAACATCACAAAG gTGGAAAGCACGATAAAACCCGCCCCGCCTCCGAGTGTTCCGCCGCAGAGACCCGATACGGGAAATGTGTCCCGGAACACAGAGACTGTGGGGACGGTCTGAGGGAGGCCACGTGTAAGGACCAGACCGAGAAGATCCACTGCAGGATCCCCTGCAACTGGAAGAAGGACATCA GTGACTGTAAGTACAAGTTCAGCCCGTGGAGTTCCTGCGACGCCGCCACCAACACCAAGACCCGGTCCGGAACCCTGAAACGAGCGCTGTACAACGCTGAGTGTCAGACCACCGTCAAGGTGTCCAAACCGTGTTCCCACAAGCccaaggtcaaag gagAGAAAAAGTCCAACTGA